The Microcella flavibacter DNA segment TCACCGCCGACAGCGTCGTCGAGCTGCGGCGCACCGAATCGACCCTCGAGCGGGCATCGTGGGATGCTCTGCCGCAGCTCGCCGCCACCGCCGTGTCGATCGTCGAGCAGACGGCCGTCACCCGGCTCACCCGCCCGCCGGCCGAGGTCGCCGAGCGCGCCCGCGAGGTCGCGGCGTCCTCCGCCGACCCGACGGAGGCCGCCGAGCGGCTCTGCGCGTTCCTGCACGCCGAGGTCGAGTACGTGCCCGGCGCGACGACGGTGCACTCAACGGCCGCCGAGGCCTGGGAGCACCGCAAGGGGGTCTGCCAGGACATGGCGCACCTCGCCATCGGCGCGCTGCGCTCGGTGGGCATCCCGGCCCGCTACGTCAGCGGCTACCTGCACCCGAACCCGGCCGCCCCCATCGGCGAGACCGTGGCGGGCGAGTCGCACGCCTGGGTCGAGTGGTTCGACGGCAGCTGGCGCGGCTACGACCCCACCAACGCCGTGCCGATCGGCGACCGCCACGTCATCGTCGGCCGCGGTCGCGACTACACCGACGTGCCGCCGGTGCGCGGCGTCTACGCCGGCCCGAGCTCCTCGCGCCTGTTCGTCACGGTCGAGATCACGCGCGAGGCCTGAGCCGGGGGTTGCGCTGGCCGGGGCCGCGCGGCTCGGGTTGGCGCGGTGCTCGCGCCGAGCATCCCGTCTCCCGTCGCCGCTCGCCGTCGCGCTGTGGTGTGCACAAATGCAGGACCCGGTCGGCGTGTCGGGTCGAGTCATGCGGCGACACGCCGACTCGGGATGCTCGACTCCTGCATTTGCGCACGCGCCCGCGGCCCTGCCCGCGATCAGGAGCCGCGCGGCCGCCGGAGCCCGCACGCGACGACGCCGCCCGCACCCCGGGCGGGGCGGCGGGCGGCGTCGGGTCGAGCCGGTGCGGCTCCGGCCGTTACGCGTCGCGGCGCTTCAGCAGCACGGCTCCGACGGCCAGCAGCACGACGACCCAGGCGACGAGCACGAGGGCTCCCTGGCCGGCGTCGAGGGTGATGACCTCCGAGAGGTCGGCTCCCGCGGCGGCGAAGGGGTCGGGCTCGCCGGCGTTGTAGGCGTACATGCGGGCTCCGGCGTTCGAGGGCAGGAACGCCGAGGCGTTGCTGAGCCAGGCGGTGCCGGAGACCGCGGCGACGATCGACAGCACCGTCGGCACGAGGAAGATGAGCCCCGCGGCCGCGGCGATGCCGCCGGCGCTGCGGCGCAGGATCACGCCGAGGCCGTAGGCGAGCAGGGCGATGAGCGCGAGGTACGCGGCGGTGCCGAGCACGCTGCGCACGAAGTCGCCGTCGAGCAGCTGCGGCTCGATGCCCTTGCCGGCGAGGATCGGCACGGTGATGAGCAGCGTCACGGCCGACGCGACGAGCCCGATCACGAAGGTGCACACGGCGAGCACGAGCGCCTTGGCCCACAGGGCCGGCAGCCGTCGCGGCACCGCGGCGAGGGTCGAGCGGATCATCCCGGTCGTGTACTCGCCGCTGATGATGAGCACGCCGAGCACGGCCGCGACCAGCTGCGTCAGGCTGACGCCGCCCGTGACGGCCGCGAGCGCGATCGTGTTCTGCCCGGCCTGATCCTGCGCGGGGCCGAACGAGACGTCGTAGACGGAGGCGAACAGCAGGCCGATGAGCACCGTCATCACGACGATGATCGCGAACGACCACACGGTCGAGCGCAGGGTGCGCAGCTTGATCCACTCCGAGCGCACGACGCGGGCGAAGGTGACGCCGCTGCCGCGGTCGGGGTTCGGGATGCCCGTGGGGGCGTCGGTCGTGCGGGTGCCGGTCATCGGGAGACCTCCGAGTGGTATTCGACCTCGTCCTGCGTCAGTTCGAGGTAGGCGTCCTCCAGCGAGGCGGAGACGGGGGTGAGCTCGTGCAGCACGATGCCGGCGTGCATCGCCAGCTCGCCGATGCGCGCGGGCAGGATGCCGGTGACGCTGAGCAGGTCGGGTTCGACGGGCGAGGCGGTGACGCCTCCGCCCTCGGCGGTGAGCCGTGGGGCGAGGTCGGCGGCGAGGGGGGTGCGCACCCGCACTGCCGAGCCGGTCGCCAGGGCGAGCACCTCGCTCACCGGGGCATCCGCGATGATGCGGCCCCGGCCGAGCACGATGAGGTGGTCGGCGGTCTGCGCCATCTCGCTCATGAGGTGCGAGGAGAGGAACACGGTGCGCCCCTGCGAGGCGAGGTGCTGGGTGAGCCGGCGCACCCACATGACGCCCTCGGGGTCGAGGCCGTTGACGGGCTCGTCGAGGATGAGCGTCTGCGGGTCGCCGAGCAGGGCTGCGGCGATGCCGAGGCGCTGCCCCATGCCGAGCGAGAAGCCGCCGACGCGCTTCGTCGCGACCGACTCGAGGCCGGTCATGGCGATGACCTCGTGCACGCGGGCCTTTCCGATGCCGTGCGTGGCGGCCATGGCGAGGAGGTGGTTGTAGGCGGTGCGGCCGGTGTGGATGGCCTTCGCGTCGAGCAGCGCGCCGACCTCGCGCAGGGGCGCGGCGTGCTCGGCGTACCGCTTGCCGTTGACGAGCACGCTGCCGGAGGTGGGGCGGTCGAGCCCGACGATGGCGCGCATGGTGGTCGACTTGCCGGCGCCGTTCGGCCCGAGGAACCCGGTCACGACCCCCGGCCGCACGGTCGCGGTGATGCGGTCGACGGCGGTCTTGTCGCCGAAGCGCTTGGTGAGCTCGCGTATCTCGATCATGCGCTCAAGCCTAGGAACGCTCGGGGTCGGCGGCCTCCCCCCAGCGGATGAGGTTGGGTCGCCGAGCGGGGGGCGTCGGCGAGGGCGAGCGGGCGGCGGCGGGATGCCCTGCCGCCGCCGCGCGGACCGCGCCGCACCCCGGCCGGCCGCGCTGCTGCCCGCGATCAGGAGCCGGTCGGCGCGGCGACCCGAACCATGCGGCGACACGCCGAACCCGGAGGCTGCGGTCCTGATCCCGTGCACAAGTGCAGGAGCCGCGCGGCGCGTCGACACGGCTCATGCGGCGACACGCCGGGGTCGGTCGCGAGACTCCTGCATTTGCGCACACCGCGGCCAGTGACGGGATGCCCGGCGCAGCCCTGCGGCCCCTCGACCCCCGCGCACCCGCGCCGCGTACCCTGCACCATGACCGAAACCGTACCCGCGACCCACCCGGCACCCGACCCCGCGACCGCCCCGCCGCCCGCCCTCCTCACCCTCGGCGTCATCGCGACCGCGCGCAAGGCCGACGAGCGGCGCCTGCCGATCCACCCGGCGCACCTGGAGCGCATCGACGCCGACCTGCGCGCGCGCATGGTCGTCGAGCGCGGCTACGGCGCCCGCTTCGGTGTGGGAGACGAGGAGATCGAGCCGCTCGTCGGCGCCATGGCCGACCGCGCCGAGGTCATCGCCCGGGCCGACGTCGTGCTGCTGCCGAAGCCGCAGGTCGCCGACCTCGAGCAGTTGCGCGACGGCCAGACGCTATGGGGCTGGCCGCACTGCGTGCAGGATCGCGCGATCACGCAGCTCGCCATCGACAAGGGCCTCACCCTGATCGCCTGGGAGGCGATGAACCACTGGCGGCCCGACGGAGGCTTCGGGCTGCACGTGTTCCACAAGAACAACGAGCTCGCCGGCTACTGCTCGGTGCTGCACTCCCTGCAGCTGTGCGGGTCGACGGGCGACTACGGCCGACGGCTCAGCGCCGTCGTCATCGGCTTCGGCGCGACCGCCCGCGGCGCCGTCACCGCGCTCAACGCCTTCGGCATCCACGATGTGCGCGTGCTGACCAACCGCGACATCGCGGCGGTCGGCTCACCCATCCCCTCGGTCGACATCGTGCAGCTCGAGCACCGCCCGGACGCCCCCGGCGAGAGCATCGTGCACACCCCGGACGGCCCGCAGGCGCTCGCCGCGTACCTGGCGCAGAACGACATCGTCGTCAACTGCACCCTGCAGGATCCGACGGAGCCGCTCACCTACCTGCTCACCGAGGACCTCGCGGCGTTCCGCCCGGGCAGCCTCATCGTCGACGTCTCGGTCGACGAGGGCATGGGTTTCGAGTGGGCGCGGGCGACGTCGTTCGCCGAGCCGATGATCACCGTCGGCGAGTCGACGAACTACTACGCCGTCGATCACAGCCCGTCGTTGCTGTGGAATTCGACGACGTGGGAGATCAGCGAGGCGCTCATGCCGTTCCTGCGCCCCGTCATGGAGGGCCCCGAGTCGTGGGCCGAGTCGGAGACGATCCGCCGCTCGATCGAGATCGAGGCCGGCCGAGTGCAGAACCCGGCGATCCTCGCCTTCCAGGGCCGCTCGGCCGAGTACCCCTACCCGGTGGAGGGCGCGGCGCGCTGACGCCCGCGCGTCAGGACGACGCTAAGCATGTACATGAGATGCGACGAGATGTACAGTCGACGCATGTCCGATGTCAGCGTCGCCGACGCCCGCAAGAGGTTCTCCGAGCTGATCGACCGATCGCAGAGCGAGGCCGTCTTCATCCAGCGCCGGGGTCAGCGCACCGCGGTGGTCATCAGCCCGCAGCGCTACGAGCAGCTGCTCGAAGCCCTCGAAGACGCCGAGGACGCCGCGGCGTTCGATGAGGCCATGGCCGAGGAGGGTGCGAGCATCCCGTGGGCGCAGGCGAAGGCCGACCTGGGCTGGGCGTGACCTATCGCATCGAGCTCCGGCCCGCCGCTGTTCGCGCGCTGAAGCGGGTCGATCACCAGCACCGGGACCGCATCCGGGGCGTCATCGCGCTCCTCGGCCAGGATCCGCGGCCGCCCGGCGCGAAGGCGCTCGTCGGCCGCCCCGGCTTCCGCGGGCGCGTCGGTGACTACCGCATCGCGTACACGATCCAGGACGACGTGCTGCTGGTCGTCGTGGTCACGATAGGAAATCGCAGCGACGTCTACGACCGCTGACCCCGCGTCACGACGGGGCGGTTCAGGATGCCCGGCTCGGGCAGTGCAGCCGCGTCGACGCCGTGCCCGTCCCGCGCGAGATCTCGTGCTCGGCCATGAGCGACCCGCACAGCGGGCACGTCGGGTCGGCCGGAGCCACGTAGGGCTCCTCGGGCCGCCCGATGCCCACCGCCGCCGGCCCGGTGAAGGTGTAGGCGATGCGGTTGACGCGCGCCCAGAAGCCCTTCTGCCCCACGAAGGGGTTCATGCCGTTCGACGGGGGCTTGGCCATGCCTCCGACTGTAGACCTGCGCGCCGGGCTCATCCCTTGCGCGCCTGCGCTTCGACGACGGCGATCTCGGTCGTCGCGGTGTCCCAGTCGTAGTCGTCGCCGTCGTAGCGCACGCGCAGGCGCCACCACGATCCCCCGCGCGGCCGGCGCAGGCGGAGGTTGGCGCGGCCGCGCATCCACACGACGGCGACGGCGGCGGCGGCGAGCCCGGCCAGCGCGGCGACGCCGAGCGCCCAGCGGGGCCCGGCCTCGTTGGCGACGAACCCGAGCAGCGGGGCGCCGATCGGGGTGCCGCCCATGAAGATCGTGAGGTACAGGGCCATGACCCGGCCGCGGATGGCCGGCCGCGTCGTGGTCTGCACGTAGGCGTTGGCGGAGGTGATCATCGTGAGCGAGGTGAAGCCGATGAGGATGAGCGAGATCGCGAAGAGCTCGTAGGTGGGCATGACGGCGGCGAGCGCGGTCGAGCCGGAGAAGCCGAGGGTGGCGAGCACGACGACGCGCAGCCGCGGCCGTTCGCGGCGGGCCGACATGAGGGCGCCGGTCACCGATCCGATGGCGAGCACCGAGGAGAGGATGCCGAACTCGGCGGCTCCGCGCTCGAACTCGACGCGCGCCATCGTGGCGGTGAAGATGCCGAAGTTGAAGCCGAAGGTTCCGAGCAGGAACACCATGGTGAAGATCACCATGAGGTCCGGCCGGCGCCGCACGTACATGACGCCCGCCCGCAGCTGCCCCCGCCCCTTCTTCTCCTTCTTCATCACGTGCAGCTCGCTGCCCCGCATGAGCGCGAGGGCGAGCAGCGTCGCGGCGTAGGTGATGGCGTTGATGATGATGACCCAGCCGGAGCCGATGGTGGCGATGAGCAGGCCGGCGACGGCGGGGCCGATGAGTCGCGCGGTGTTGAAGCTGGCCGAGTTGAGCGAGACGGCGTTGGGCAGCTGTTTCGGGCCGACGAGCTCGCCGACGAAGGTCTGCCGCACGGGCGCGTCGACGGCGGTGGCGACGCCGAGGAGGGCGGCGAGCACGTAGACCATCCAGAGCTCGGCGATGCCGAGCACGACGATGATGCCGAGCGCGGCGGCGACGAGGCCCTGCGCGGTCTGCGTGACGGCGAGCAGGCGGCGGCCGTTGACGCGGTCGGCGATGAGGCCCGCGTAAGGGCCGATGAGCAGGGCGGGCCCGAACTGCAGGGCCATGGCGATGCCGACGGCGGCGGCGTCCTCGTTGGTGAGCTCGGTGAGGATGAGCCAGTCCTGCGCGGTGCGGTTCATCCAGGCGCCGATGTTGCTGACCATCGCCCCGGCGAACCAGATGCGGTAGTTCAGACCTGCGAGGGATCGGAACATGGCGTTCACGAGTCGGCCAGCTTGCGCAGGGCATCCATCGCCGCTTCGAGGGCGTCGCGCTCGGCGGGCTCGAGCGCGTCGAGCTGCTCGTGGAACCAGGCGTTGCGCAGTCGGCGCGTCTCGGCGATGAGCTCGTCGCCCTCGCGGGTCAGGATGACCCAGACCTGGCGGGCGTCGGTCTCGCTCGGTTCGCGGCGCACGTAGCCGAGGGCTTCGAGGGCGTTGACGGTGCGGTTCATGCTG contains these protein-coding regions:
- a CDS encoding MFS transporter; translated protein: MFRSLAGLNYRIWFAGAMVSNIGAWMNRTAQDWLILTELTNEDAAAVGIAMALQFGPALLIGPYAGLIADRVNGRRLLAVTQTAQGLVAAALGIIVVLGIAELWMVYVLAALLGVATAVDAPVRQTFVGELVGPKQLPNAVSLNSASFNTARLIGPAVAGLLIATIGSGWVIIINAITYAATLLALALMRGSELHVMKKEKKGRGQLRAGVMYVRRRPDLMVIFTMVFLLGTFGFNFGIFTATMARVEFERGAAEFGILSSVLAIGSVTGALMSARRERPRLRVVVLATLGFSGSTALAAVMPTYELFAISLILIGFTSLTMITSANAYVQTTTRPAIRGRVMALYLTIFMGGTPIGAPLLGFVANEAGPRWALGVAALAGLAAAAVAVVWMRGRANLRLRRPRGGSWWRLRVRYDGDDYDWDTATTEIAVVEAQARKG
- a CDS encoding transglutaminase family protein → MMRLRIRHSTGFQYQGDVSASYNEARMLPASSDGQLVVYSHLGITPSSHQHHYEDYWGTRVTSFEQLHAHRELAITADSVVELRRTESTLERASWDALPQLAATAVSIVEQTAVTRLTRPPAEVAERAREVAASSADPTEAAERLCAFLHAEVEYVPGATTVHSTAAEAWEHRKGVCQDMAHLAIGALRSVGIPARYVSGYLHPNPAAPIGETVAGESHAWVEWFDGSWRGYDPTNAVPIGDRHVIVGRGRDYTDVPPVRGVYAGPSSSRLFVTVEITREA
- a CDS encoding ABC transporter permease subunit is translated as MTGTRTTDAPTGIPNPDRGSGVTFARVVRSEWIKLRTLRSTVWSFAIIVVMTVLIGLLFASVYDVSFGPAQDQAGQNTIALAAVTGGVSLTQLVAAVLGVLIISGEYTTGMIRSTLAAVPRRLPALWAKALVLAVCTFVIGLVASAVTLLITVPILAGKGIEPQLLDGDFVRSVLGTAAYLALIALLAYGLGVILRRSAGGIAAAAGLIFLVPTVLSIVAAVSGTAWLSNASAFLPSNAGARMYAYNAGEPDPFAAAGADLSEVITLDAGQGALVLVAWVVVLLAVGAVLLKRRDA
- a CDS encoding type II toxin-antitoxin system RelE family toxin, coding for MTYRIELRPAAVRALKRVDHQHRDRIRGVIALLGQDPRPPGAKALVGRPGFRGRVGDYRIAYTIQDDVLLVVVVTIGNRSDVYDR
- a CDS encoding ABC transporter ATP-binding protein, with translation MIEIRELTKRFGDKTAVDRITATVRPGVVTGFLGPNGAGKSTTMRAIVGLDRPTSGSVLVNGKRYAEHAAPLREVGALLDAKAIHTGRTAYNHLLAMAATHGIGKARVHEVIAMTGLESVATKRVGGFSLGMGQRLGIAAALLGDPQTLILDEPVNGLDPEGVMWVRRLTQHLASQGRTVFLSSHLMSEMAQTADHLIVLGRGRIIADAPVSEVLALATGSAVRVRTPLAADLAPRLTAEGGGVTASPVEPDLLSVTGILPARIGELAMHAGIVLHELTPVSASLEDAYLELTQDEVEYHSEVSR
- a CDS encoding type II toxin-antitoxin system Phd/YefM family antitoxin, which encodes MSDVSVADARKRFSELIDRSQSEAVFIQRRGQRTAVVISPQRYEQLLEALEDAEDAAAFDEAMAEEGASIPWAQAKADLGWA
- a CDS encoding N(5)-(carboxyethyl)ornithine synthase, with product MTETVPATHPAPDPATAPPPALLTLGVIATARKADERRLPIHPAHLERIDADLRARMVVERGYGARFGVGDEEIEPLVGAMADRAEVIARADVVLLPKPQVADLEQLRDGQTLWGWPHCVQDRAITQLAIDKGLTLIAWEAMNHWRPDGGFGLHVFHKNNELAGYCSVLHSLQLCGSTGDYGRRLSAVVIGFGATARGAVTALNAFGIHDVRVLTNRDIAAVGSPIPSVDIVQLEHRPDAPGESIVHTPDGPQALAAYLAQNDIVVNCTLQDPTEPLTYLLTEDLAAFRPGSLIVDVSVDEGMGFEWARATSFAEPMITVGESTNYYAVDHSPSLLWNSTTWEISEALMPFLRPVMEGPESWAESETIRRSIEIEAGRVQNPAILAFQGRSAEYPYPVEGAAR
- a CDS encoding MarR family winged helix-turn-helix transcriptional regulator; the encoded protein is MSSATDPHEELRVLIQKVARRIRAERGGEGVTDSQLGVLWRLASDGRCTPGGLADSERVSPPSMNRTVNALEALGYVRREPSETDARQVWVILTREGDELIAETRRLRNAWFHEQLDALEPAERDALEAAMDALRKLADS